The following coding sequences are from one Musa acuminata AAA Group cultivar baxijiao chromosome BXJ2-4, Cavendish_Baxijiao_AAA, whole genome shotgun sequence window:
- the LOC135611346 gene encoding phosphoglycerate kinase, chloroplastic-like: MASTAATSFSLLPTSSSRRRVAAVVAPSRLTLRSPSRRLGFAGVAADSLLAAHVAAKIRTVAGRSGKGPRGVAVMAKKSVGDLTAADLKGKKVFVRADLNVPLDEDRNITDDTRIRAAVPTIKHLISNGAKVILSSHLGRPKGVTPKFSLSPLVPRLSELLGIKVEKADDCIGPEVEKLVNALPEGGVLLLENVRFYKEEEKNEPEFAKKLAALADLYVNDAFGTAHRAHASTEGVTKFLKPSVAGFLLQKELDYLVGAVSNPKRPFAAIVGGSKVSSKIGVIESLLEKCDILLLGGGMIFTFYKAQGFPVGSSLVEDDKLELATSLLAKAKAKGVSLLLPTDVVIADKFAPDAQSKVVPASEIPDGWMGLDVGPDSVKTFNDALDTTKTIIWNGPMGVFEFDKFATGTEAIAKKLAELSGKGVTTIIGGGDSVAAVEKVGVADVMSHISTGGGASLELLEGKELPGVVALDEAVVVAV, translated from the exons ATGGCTTCCACCGCCGCCACCTCCTTCTCCCTCCTCCCAACCTCCTCTTCCCGCCGGCGagtggcggcggtggtggcgcCGTCCCGGCTGACTCTCCGGTCGCCGTCCCGGCGGTTGGGGTTCGCTGGGGTCGCGGCTGACTCGCTGCTGGCGGCCCACGTGGCGGCCAAGATCCGGACGGTGGCCGGGAGGAGCGGGAAAGGGCCCCGCGGGGTGGCGGTCATGGCCAAGAAGAGCGTGGGGGACCTCACGGCTGCGGACCTCAAGGGGAAGAAGGTCTTCGTCCGGGCTGATCTGAACGTGCCCCTCGACGAGGACCGCAACATCACGGACGACACCAGGATCCGGGCGGCCGTTCCTACCATCAAGCACTTGATCAGCAACGGGGCCAAAGTCATCCTCTCCAGCCATCTG GGACGCCCGAAGGGTGTCACGCCAAAATTCAGCTTGAGCCCTTTAGTTCCTAGGCTGTCTGAACTCCTTGGAATCAAG GTTGAGAAAGCCGATGATTGCATCGGGCCAGAAGTTGAAAAATTGGTTAATGCACTGCCAGAAGGTGGTGTTCTACTTCTCGAAAATGTGAGATTCtataaagaggaagagaagaatgaACCTGAATTTGCAAAGAAGCTTGCAGCACTAGCTGACCTTTACGTCAATGATGCCTTCGGAACAGCACACAGAGCGCATGCATCAACAGAGGGTGTGACCAAAttcttgaagccttctgtcgctGGTTTTCTTTTGCAAAAG GAACTTGATTACCTTGTTGGTGCTGTTTCAAACCCCAAGAGACCATTTGCGGCAATTGTTGGTGGCTCAAAGGTGTCATCTAAGATTGGGGTGATTGAGTCACTGTTGGAGAAGTGTGATATCCTTCTTTTGGGCGGAGGAATGATATTCACATTTTACAAAGCACAAGGTTTCCCCGTGGGTTCTTCATTGGTAGAGGATGACAAACTTGAGCTTGCGACATCACTTCTCGCAAAAGCCAAAGCTAAGGGCGTGTCTCTTTTGTTGCCAACTGATGTTGTTATTGCCGATAAATTTGCACCTGATGCACAGAGCAAG GTTGTGCCGGCATCTGAAATTCCTGATGGTTGGATGGGGTTGGATGTCGGACCAGATTCAGTTAAGACATTCAACGATGCACTAGATACAACCAAGACCATTATTTGGAATGGTCCCATGGGAGTTTTCGAGTTTGATAAGTTTGCCACTGGAACTGAG GCAATCGCAAAGAAGTTGGCGGAACTTAGTGGGAAGGGTGTGACAACAATCATCGGAGGTGGAGACTCTGTTGCTGCAGTTGAGAAAGTTGGAGTAGCTGATGTAATGAGTCACATATCAACCGGTGGCGGAG